One region of bacterium genomic DNA includes:
- the recF gene encoding DNA replication and repair protein RecF (All proteins in this family for which functions are known are DNA-binding proteins that assist the filamentation of RecA onto DNA for the initiation of recombination or recombinational repair.), producing MRLERIRIRDFRNIPAAEIVFRSRRVVVLGDNGQGKTNLLEALHLLCLTRAFRTTRMRQLLRQPRDPVGGAPEAFLVEGDFATSRRGLRQARAQFRDGVLVFELDGNRCRGRDYFGQLPLVLLSPESLDVSQGGPEARRRTLDRLMSAASPLYLDQLLRYQRALRQRSALLIQQGPQDDGTAVWEEGLARHGLELTRRRRSFVDGLAARVAEIHRRHFHPQGAFGLGYEASLDEGLDAAAAQAAWAADREGDARRGWTRRGPHRDELPVLLDGLPLRHFGSQGQHKLFMLCLTLAETELLKEMTGEAPLLLLDDLFGLLDDDKIRALAEAVDAEVQVIISTTSLRHVDLLARGAGDGAQVLHCAGGTFRGEA from the coding sequence GTGCGTCTGGAACGGATCCGGATCCGGGATTTCCGCAACATCCCGGCCGCGGAGATCGTGTTCCGGAGCCGGCGCGTGGTGGTGCTGGGCGACAACGGCCAAGGCAAGACAAATCTGCTGGAAGCCCTTCATCTGCTCTGCCTCACCCGCGCCTTCCGAACCACGAGGATGCGTCAACTGCTGCGGCAACCGCGGGACCCTGTCGGTGGGGCGCCCGAGGCCTTCCTGGTGGAGGGGGATTTTGCCACGTCGCGACGTGGTTTGCGCCAGGCCCGGGCGCAGTTCCGGGACGGCGTGCTGGTCTTTGAACTGGACGGCAACCGCTGCCGGGGGCGGGATTACTTCGGGCAACTACCCCTTGTCCTCCTTTCCCCGGAAAGCCTGGACGTCTCGCAGGGGGGGCCGGAAGCACGTCGGCGCACGCTGGACCGGCTCATGTCGGCGGCCAGCCCGCTCTACCTGGATCAACTCCTGCGCTATCAGCGAGCCTTGCGGCAGCGAAGTGCGCTCTTGATCCAGCAAGGCCCGCAGGACGACGGGACCGCCGTCTGGGAAGAGGGGTTGGCCCGTCATGGCCTGGAGCTGACCCGCCGCCGTCGTTCGTTCGTTGATGGTCTGGCGGCGCGCGTGGCGGAGATCCATCGGCGCCATTTCCACCCCCAGGGGGCTTTCGGCCTGGGCTACGAGGCCAGCCTGGACGAAGGGCTGGACGCCGCCGCCGCGCAGGCGGCCTGGGCCGCCGACCGCGAGGGGGACGCGCGCCGCGGCTGGACGCGCCGGGGTCCCCACCGGGACGAGTTGCCGGTCCTATTGGACGGCCTGCCCCTGCGCCACTTCGGCAGCCAGGGGCAGCACAAGCTCTTCATGCTCTGCCTGACCTTGGCGGAAACGGAGCTGCTCAAGGAAATGACGGGGGAGGCGCCCCTGCTTCTGCTCGACGACCTCTTCGGCCTGCTGGACGATGACAAGATCCGCGCCCTGGCCGAGGCGGTGGATGCCGAGGTGCAGGTGATCATCAGCACCACCAGTCTGCGCCATGTGGACCTGCTGGCCCGCGGGGCGGGGGATGGGGCCCAGGTGCTGCACTGCGCGGGCGGGACATTCCGCGGGGAGGCTTGA
- the dnaN gene encoding DNA polymerase III subunit beta, whose translation MTMRFTVPQKDFLAHLQKLFAVVPGKTTHPILNNILFHVEPTEVRMTATDLEISLVTRMKVEGGEGEDLAIPAKRLVEIVRELDERPITVQTDRQGQVEILSGQASFTIPSEQAENFPKLPGIEVSAELEMSTDRLRQHVERLAFAVSTDDLRPVLTGVLFEFREESLNLVATDGHRLVRIQDHKQAGQTKLGSMIVPIKALNLVSRSLDGSIDKVKLSLAQNHLVFTQGGAQIYSTLISGRYPAYEGVIPLQNENVMQATRPALSRAVKQVSNCANNVTRQINLALQENKLVITAEDNEYGSRARNELDVDYHGDALEIAFNANYLDQMLRHLDNEQVVLKFGTAERAALILPEINQEAEDLLMLLMPVRLMR comes from the coding sequence ATGACCATGCGATTCACAGTTCCCCAGAAGGATTTCCTGGCCCACCTGCAGAAGCTGTTCGCGGTGGTGCCCGGCAAGACCACGCACCCCATCCTCAACAACATTCTCTTCCACGTGGAGCCGACCGAGGTGCGCATGACCGCCACCGACCTCGAGATCTCTCTTGTGACGAGGATGAAGGTCGAAGGCGGCGAGGGGGAAGACTTGGCCATCCCGGCCAAGCGCCTGGTCGAGATCGTGCGGGAGCTGGATGAGCGGCCGATCACCGTGCAGACGGACCGTCAAGGCCAGGTGGAGATCCTGAGCGGCCAAGCCAGCTTCACCATTCCCAGCGAACAGGCGGAAAACTTTCCCAAGCTGCCCGGCATCGAGGTTTCGGCTGAATTGGAGATGTCCACCGATCGGTTGCGCCAGCATGTGGAGCGTCTCGCGTTCGCCGTCTCCACGGACGACCTGCGACCCGTGCTCACCGGCGTGCTTTTCGAATTCCGCGAGGAATCCCTCAACCTGGTGGCCACGGACGGACACCGACTAGTGCGCATCCAGGACCACAAACAAGCCGGCCAGACCAAACTGGGTTCCATGATCGTTCCCATCAAGGCGCTCAATCTGGTCAGCCGCAGCTTGGACGGAAGCATCGACAAGGTGAAACTCAGCCTGGCGCAGAACCATCTGGTTTTCACCCAGGGTGGCGCGCAGATCTACTCCACGCTGATCAGCGGCCGCTATCCGGCCTACGAAGGCGTCATTCCACTCCAGAACGAGAACGTCATGCAGGCCACCCGCCCCGCCTTGTCCCGGGCCGTCAAGCAGGTGTCCAATTGCGCCAACAACGTCACGCGGCAGATCAACCTCGCCCTGCAGGAAAACAAGCTGGTGATCACGGCGGAGGACAACGAGTACGGCAGCCGCGCCCGCAACGAGCTGGATGTGGATTATCACGGCGATGCCCTGGAAATTGCCTTCAACGCCAACTACCTGGACCAGATGCTGCGCCATCTGGACAACGAGCAGGTCGTCCTCAAATTTGGAACGGCGGAGCGTGCCGCCCTCATCCTGCCGGAGATCAACCAGGAGGCCGAGGATCTGCTCATGCTGTTGATGCCTGTGCGCTTGATGCGGTAA
- the dnaA gene encoding chromosomal replication initiator protein DnaA: MPQQLQSLDVSGEKILAQWETFVRCIDTLAPSKKVADIWFRKLRPLSFDGHTLTALAPPTAFVDYLLNTHGDLIRQALDATFGKGAELSILKRESVPEEMPGELEAEQLHLPDPTLSQEPVKANLNPRYRFDNYIEGESNRFAVASARSVADTPTTTPFNPYFVYGGAGYGKTHLIQAIGNQVLRTGFLRRVVYVTSEQFVNQFIASIRTKRTTDFAHIYRNVDMLILDDIQFFTGKERTLTEFFHTFNSLYQAGKQIILSSDRPPRDLEDLDERLTSRFASGLVTELTLPDYETRVAILEKRADEHRATLEPKVVAFLASHIVTNVRDLEGALLQLIAQAQFLRKPIDLEMAHSVARKFTPSRRGPISMETIAEACARYNNIPLVDLKDRGRKKEVAHTRQVAMYICNKLTRHSLRGIAIHFGRRDHSTVIHAVKTVEDRIGADKVFASEMEDLIRSIELHA; this comes from the coding sequence ATGCCACAACAGCTTCAAAGTCTGGATGTGTCGGGGGAAAAGATCCTGGCACAGTGGGAGACCTTTGTCCGTTGCATCGACACCCTGGCCCCCAGCAAAAAGGTGGCCGACATCTGGTTCCGCAAGCTGCGCCCATTGTCTTTCGATGGACACACCTTGACGGCCCTGGCCCCTCCCACCGCCTTCGTCGACTATCTGCTCAACACCCACGGCGACCTGATTCGCCAGGCGCTGGACGCCACCTTCGGCAAGGGCGCGGAGTTGTCCATCCTGAAGCGGGAAAGCGTGCCTGAAGAGATGCCCGGCGAGCTGGAGGCGGAGCAGCTCCACCTGCCCGATCCAACCCTGTCCCAGGAACCGGTGAAGGCCAACCTCAATCCACGCTACCGCTTCGACAACTACATCGAGGGCGAATCAAACCGCTTCGCCGTTGCCTCGGCCCGCAGCGTGGCCGACACGCCCACCACGACGCCCTTCAACCCCTATTTCGTTTATGGTGGCGCCGGCTATGGCAAGACGCACCTCATCCAGGCCATCGGCAACCAGGTTTTGCGCACAGGTTTTCTTCGGCGCGTCGTCTACGTCACCAGCGAGCAATTCGTCAACCAGTTCATCGCGTCCATTCGAACCAAGCGCACCACCGACTTCGCCCACATCTACCGCAACGTCGACATGCTCATCCTGGATGATATCCAGTTCTTCACGGGCAAGGAGCGCACTCTCACCGAATTCTTCCACACCTTCAACTCGCTATACCAAGCCGGCAAGCAGATCATTCTCTCCTCCGACCGTCCGCCACGTGATCTGGAGGATCTGGACGAGCGGCTTACCTCGCGCTTCGCCTCCGGGCTGGTCACGGAGCTGACCCTGCCCGACTACGAGACGCGGGTCGCCATTCTGGAGAAACGCGCCGACGAGCATCGCGCCACCCTTGAGCCCAAGGTTGTCGCCTTCCTCGCCAGCCACATCGTCACCAACGTGAGGGACCTGGAAGGCGCCCTGCTGCAGCTCATCGCGCAGGCCCAGTTCCTGCGCAAGCCCATCGACCTGGAAATGGCGCACAGCGTGGCCCGCAAGTTCACACCCAGCCGGCGCGGGCCCATCTCCATGGAAACCATCGCCGAGGCATGTGCCCGCTACAACAACATTCCCCTGGTCGACCTCAAGGATCGTGGCCGCAAAAAGGAGGTGGCCCACACCCGGCAGGTGGCCATGTACATCTGCAACAAACTGACGCGCCACAGTCTGCGCGGCATTGCCATCCACTTCGGTCGCCGCGATCACAGCACGGTCATCCACGCGGTGAAAACCGTGGAGGACCGGATCGGGGCCGACAAGGTCTTCGCCAGCGAGATGGAAGACCTGATCCGCTCCATCGAACTGCACGCCTGA